Proteins encoded by one window of Glycine soja cultivar W05 chromosome 15, ASM419377v2, whole genome shotgun sequence:
- the LOC114388652 gene encoding photosystem II 10 kDa polypeptide, chloroplastic-like, which produces MASSVMASVALKPAPFTVEKSSVRGLPSLSRNSSSFRVVASGGKKIKTDKPYGINGGMALRDGTDASGRKGKGKGVYQFVDKYGANVDGYSPIYDTKDWSPTGDVYAGGTTGLAIWAVTLLGLLAGGALLVYNTSALVQ; this is translated from the exons ATGGCCTCTTCAGTGATGGCATCTGTGGCCCTCAAACCTGCCCCTTTCACTGTTGAGAAGTCCTCAGTGAGAGGCCTTCCCTCTCTCTCAAGGAACTCTTCTTCATTCAGAGTTGTGGCCAGTGGTGGCAAGAAGATCAAGACTGACAAACCTTATG GAATTAATGGTGGCATGGCTTTGAGGGATGGAACTGATGCATCTGGCAGGAAAGGAAAG GGAAAGGGTGTTTACCAGTTTGTAGACAAATACGGTGCTAATGTCGATGGTTACAG TCCTATCTACGACACCAAGGACTGGTCTCCAACCGGTGATGTCTACGCTGGCG GTACGACTGGCTTGGCTATCTGGGCTGTGACTCTACTTGGTCTTTTAGCTGGTGGTGCACTTCTTGTCTACAACACAAGTGCTTTGGTTCAATAG
- the LOC114388582 gene encoding DExH-box ATP-dependent RNA helicase DExH12-like, which produces MAHLGGGAEAHARFKQYEYRANSSLVLTTDSRPRDTHEPTGEPESLWGKIDPKSFGDRAYRGRPPELDEKLEKAKNKKKKKDRDAAADDAAAVPSKRRRVQHDSVLSASDDGVYQPKTKETRAAYEAMLSVIQNQLGGQPLSIVSAAADEILAVLKNDVVKNPDKKKDIEKLLNPIPGHVFDQLVSIGKLITDFQEAVDVPNGSSAMDGEEGLDDDVGVAVEFEENEDDDEESDLDIVQDEEEEDEDVTEPNSSGAMQMGGIDDEDMEEGNEGMGLNVQDIDAYWLQRKISQAFEQQIDPQHCQKLAEEVLKILAEGDDREVENKLLFHLEFDKFSLIKFLLRNRLKIVWCTRLARAQDQEERERIEEEMKGTELQPILEQLHATRASAKERQKNLEKSIREEARRLKDDTGGDGDKESRDRSRRVVADRDGESGWLKGQRQMLDLDSIAFAQGGFFMAKKKCDLPDGSYRHLSKGYEEIHVPALKAKPLDPNEKLVKISSMPDWAQPAFKGMTQLNRVQSKVYETALFQPDNLLLCAPTGAGKTNVAVLTILQQIARHRNPKDGSIDHSAYKIVYVAPMKALVAEVVGNLSNRLQDYDVKVRELSGDQSLTRQQIEETQIIVTTPEKWDIITRKSGDRTYTQLVKLLIIDEIHLLHDNRGPVLESIVARTVRQIETTKDYIRLVGLSATLPNYEDVALFLRVDLKKGLFYFDNSYRPVPLSQQYVGITVKKPLQRFQLMNDICYEKVMAVAGKHQVLIFVHSRKETAKTARAIRDTALANDTLGRFLKEDSASREILHTHTDLVKSNDLKDLLPYGFAIHHAGMTRTDRQLVEDLFADGHVQVLVSTATLAWGVNLPAHTVIIKGTQIYNPEKGAWTELSPLDVMQMLGRAGRPQYDSYGEGIIVTGHSELQYYLSLMNQQLPIESQFVSKLADQLNAEIVLGTVQNAREACNWIGYTYLYVRMLRNPSLYGIAPDVLTRDITLEERRADLIHTAATILDRNNLVKYDRKSGYFQVTDLGRIASYYYITHGSISTYNEHLKPTMGDIELCRLFSLSEEFKYVTVRQDEKMELAKLLDRVPIPIKESLEEPSAKINVLLQAYISQLKLEGLSLTSDMVFITQSAGRLLRALFEIVLKRGWAQLAEKALNLCKMVTKRMWSVQTPLRQFNGIPSDLLTKLEKKDLAWERYYDLSSQEIGELIRAPKMGRTLHKFIHQFPKLNLAAHVQPITRTVLRVELTITPDFAWDDRIHGYVEPFWVIVEDNDGEYILHHEYFMLKKQYIDEDHTLNFTVPIYEPLPPQYFIRVVSDRWLGSQTVLPVSFRHLILPEKYPPPTELLDLQPLPVTALRNPSYESLYKDFKHFNPVQTQVFTVLYNSDDNVLVAAPTGSGKTICAEFAILRNHQKWPDSVMRVVYVAPIESLAKERYRDWEKKFGGGLKLRVVELTGETATDLKLLEKGQIIISTPEKWDALSRRWKQRKHVQQVSLFIIDELHLIGGQGGPILEVVVSRMRYIASQVENKIRVVALSTSLANAKDLGEWIGATSHGLFNFPPGVRPVPLEIHIQGIDIANFEARMQAMTKPTYTAIVQHAKNGKPALVFVPTRKHVRLTAVDLITYSGADSGEKPFLLRSAEELEPFLDKITDEMLKVTLREGVGYLHEGLNSLDRDIVTQLFEAGWIQVCVLNSSMCWGVTLSAHLVVVMGTQYYDGRENAQTDYPVTDLLQMMGHASRPLVDNSGKCVILCHAPRKEYYKKFLYEAFPVESHLHHFLHDNLNAEIVAGIIENKQDAVDYLTWTFMYRRLTQNPNYYNLQGVSHRHLSDHLSEMVENTLSDLEAGKCITIEDDMELAPLNLGMIASYYYISYTTIERFSSSVTSKTKMKGLLEILSSASEYAQLPIRPGEEEVVRKLINHQRFSFENPKVTDPHVKTNALLQAHFSRQFVGGNLALDQKEVLLSANRLLQAMVDVISSNGWLGLALLAMEVSQMVTQGMWERDSMLLQLPHFTKDLAKKCQENPGKSIETVFDLLEMEDNERQELLGMSDSQLLDIARFCNRFPNIDLSYEVLDSDNVRAGEVVTVLVTLERDLEGRTEVGPVDAPRYPKAKEEGWWLIVGDTKTNLLLAIKRVSLQRRLKAKLEFDAPADAGRKSYSLYFMCDSYLGCDQEYGFTIDVNADGGDQDSGRE; this is translated from the exons ATGGCGCACCTAGGAGGAGGCGCTGAAGCGCACGCGCGTTTCAAGCAGTACGAGTACCGCGCGAATTCGAGCCTGGTCCTCACCACCGACTCGCGCCCCCGCGACACACACGAGCCCACCGGCGAGCCCGAGTCCTTGTGGGGGAAAATCGATCCCAAGAGCTTCGGCGACCGCGCCTACCGCGGCCGGCCGCCGGAGCTCGACGAGAAGCTCGAGAAGGcgaagaacaagaagaagaagaaagaccGTGATGCTGCCGCTGATGACGCCGCAGCTGTCCCCTCGAAGCGGCGCCGAGTGCAGCATGACAGCGTGCTCTCCGCCTCCGACGACGGCGTGTACCAGCCGAAGACAAAGGAGACCCGTGCCGCCTACGAGGCGATGCTCAGCGTCATCCAGAACCAGCTCGGCGGCCAGCCCCTCAGCATTGTCAGCGCTGCCGCCGATGAGATCCTCGCCGTGCTAAAAAATGACGTCGTAAAGAACCCTGATAAGAAGAAAGACATTGAGAAGCTTTTGAACCCTATACCTGGCCATGTTTTTGACCAGCTTGTGTCCATTGGGAAGTTAATTACTGATTTTCAGGAGGCTGTGGATGTTCCCAATGGGAGTTCCGCGATGGATGGTGAGGAGGGGCTTGATGATGATGTTGGTGTTGCTGTTGAGTTTGAGGAGAATGAGGATGATGATGAGGAGAGTGATTTGGATATTGTGCAGGATGAGGAGGAAGAGGATGAGGATGTCACAGAGCCGAACAGTTCTGGGGCTATGCAGATGGGTGGAATTGATGATGAGGATATGGAAGAGGGTAATGAAGGGATGGGTTTGAATGTGCAGGATATTGATGCTTATTGGCTTCAGAGGAAAATCTCTCAGGCTTTTGAGCAGCAGATTGATCCACAGCACTGCCAGAAGCTCGCAGAGGAGGTGCTCAAGATTCTTGCTGAGGGGGATGATAGAGAGGTGGAGAACAAGCTTTTGTTTCATCTTGAGTTTGATAAGTTCAGCCTCATTAAGTTTTTGTTGCGGAATAGGTTGAAGATTGTGTGGTGCACGCGGTTGGCGAGGGCACAGGACCAAGAGGAGAGGGAGAGGATTGAGGAGGAGATGAAGGGGACAGAGTTGCAGCCGATTTTGGAACAGTTGCATGCGACAAGGGCTTCTGCGAAGGAGAGGCAGAAGAATTTGGAGAAGAGTATTAGGGAAGAGGCTAGGAGGTTGAAGGATGATACTGGTGGAGATGGAGATAAGGAAAGTAGGGATAGGAGCAGGAGGGTGGTTGCTGATAGAGATGGGGAGAGTGGATGGTTGAAGGGTCAGCGCCAGATGCTTGATCTTGATAGTATTGCTTTTGCTCAAGGTGGTTTTTTCATGGCTAAGAAGAAGTGTGACCTGCCCGATGGGTCTTATAGGCATCTCAGTAAGGGTTATGAAGAGATTCATGTGCCTGCCTTGAAGGCTAAACCGCTTGATCCTAATGAGAAGCTCGTGAAAATATCTTCTATGCCTGATTGGGCACAGCCAGCTTTCAAAGGAATGACGCAGTTGAATAGGGTGCAGAGCAAGGTTTATGAGACTGCCCTTTTCCAGCCTGATAATCTTCTGCTCTGTGCTCCAACTGGGGCTGGAAAAACTAATGTTGCAGTGCTGACAATACTTCAACAAATTGCCCGGCACAGGAATCCTAAGGATGGTTCTATTGACCATAGTGCTTATAAGATTGTTTATGTTGCACCTATGAAAGCTCTTGTGGCTGAAGTAGTTGGGAATTTGTCCAATAGATTGCAGGATTATGATGTTAAAGTTAGGGAGCTCAGTGGAGATCAGTCACTAACCCGGCAACAGATAGAAGAGACTCAAATTATTGTGACAACTCCTGAGAAGTGGGATATTATCACTCGAAAGTCGGGTGACCGCACTTATACACAGCTTGTAAAGCTTCTTATCATTGATGAAATTCATCTACTTCATGATAACAGAGGGCCTGTACTGGAAAGTATTGTTGCTAGAACAGTAAGGCAGATTGAAACCACAAAGGACTATATTCGGTTGGTGGGATTGTCTGCTACTCTCCCTAATTATGAAGATGTTGCATTGTTTTTGCGTGTTGATCTGAAGAAGGGgctgttttattttgataatagttATAGACCTGTTCCTCTTTCTCAACAGTATGTTGGAATCACAGTGAAGAAGCCACTTCAGAGGTTCCAGTTGATGAATGATATCTGTTATGAGAAAGTTATGGCTGTGGCTGGAAAACATCAGGTTCTTATCTTTGTACATTCCAGGAAAGAAACTGCCAAAACTGCTAGAGCCATCAGAGATACTGCACTTGCAAATGATACTCTTGGTAGGTTTCTTAAAGAAGACAGTGCGAGTCGTGAGATTCTTCATACTCATACTGATCTTGTGAAGAGCAATGATCTTAAAGATCTTCTTCCATATGGTTTTGCAATTCATCATGCTGGTATGACCAGGACAGATCGCCAGCTTGTTGAGGATCTCTTTGCTGATGGGCATGTGCAAGTGTTGGTTTCTACTGCGACCCTTGCTTGGGGCGTGAATCTACCTGCTCATACAGTGATAATTAAAGGGACACAGATTTATAATCCCGAAAAGGGGGCCTGGACTGAACTAAGTCCTCTTGATGTGATGCAGATGCTGGGTCGTGCTGGAAGGCCCCAATATGACTCATATGGTGAGGGAATAATTGTTACTGGTCATAGTGAGTTGCAGTATTACCTCTCTCTCATGAACCAACAACTTCCGATTGAGAGTCAGTTTGTGTCCAAGCTGGCTGATCAGCTGAATGCAGAAATTGTTCTTGGTACTGTACAAAATGCCAGGGAGGCCTGTAATTGGATTGGATACACTTACTTGTATGTCCGTATGTTGAGGAATCCTTCATTATATGGTATAGCACCTGACGTCCTAACAAGAGATATAACATTGGAAGAGAGGAGGGCTGATTTG ATTCATACAGCTGCAACCATCTTGGACAGAAATAATTTGGTGAAGTATGATAGGAAGAGTGGGTATTTCCAAGTCACAGATTTGGGTCGTATTGCTAGCTACTACTACATAACACACGGATCCATATCCACATATAATGAGCATTTGAAGCCTACAATGGGGGACATAGAGCTTTGTCGATTGTTCTCTTTGAGTGAAGAATTCAAGTATGTAACAGTAAGACAAGATGAGAAGATGGAGCTAGCCAAGCTCTTGGACCGTGTTCCCATCCCCATCAAGGAAAGTCTGGAAGAGCCAAGTGCCAAGATCAATGTTTTATTGCAAGCATACATTTCACAATTAAAGCTTGAAGGACTCTCGCTGACATCTGATATGGTCTTTATCACTCAG AGTGCTGGACGTCTTTTGCGGGCACTTTTTGAGATTGTCTTGAAACGTGGCTGGGCGCAGTTGGCTGAGAAGGCTTTGAACTTGTGCAAAATGGTGACCAAGAGGATGTGGAGTGTCCAGACACCTCTGCGTCAGTTCAACGGAATTCCTAGTGATTTGTTAACGAAGTTGGAGAAGAAAGATTTGGCTTGGGAAAGGTATTATGACCTATCATCACAAGAGATAGGTGAACTCATTCGTGCACCGAAGATGGGAAGGACTCTTCATAAATTTATACATCAGTTTCCTAAACTGAACCTTGCAGCACATGTGCAGCCAATTACTCGCACAGTTTTGAGGGTTGAGCTGACGATAACTCCAGACTTTGCCTGGGATGACAGAATTCATGGATATGTTGAACCATTCTGGGTGATTGTTGAGGATAATGATGGAGAATATATTCTTCACCACGAATATTTTATGCTGAAAAAGCAGTATATTGATGAGGACCACACACTGAATTTCACTGTGCCGATATATGAGCCTCTTCCCCCTCAGTACTTTATCCGTGTTGTTTCAGATAGATGGCTTGGATCACAAACCGTTTTACCCGTTTCTTTCAGGCATCTAATCTTACCTGAGAAGTACCCTCCACCAACTGAACTACTGGATCTGCAACCACTTCCTGTGACTGCCTTGCGAAATCCATCATATGAATCTCTTTATAAGGATTTTAAGCATTTTAATCCTGTTCAGACACAAGTCTTCACAGTTCTGTATAATTCTGATGACAATGTCTTAGTTGCTGCTCCAACAGGGAGTGGTAAGACTATATGTGCAGAATTTGCTATTTTGAGGAATCATCAAAAATGGCCTGATAGTGTCATGCGTGTAGTTTATGTTGCGCCCATTGAATCTCTTGCCAAGGAGCGTTATCGTGATTGGGAGAAGAAATTTGGAGGTGGTCTTAAGTTGAGGGTGGTTGAATTGACTGGAGAAACTGCGACAGACTTGAAACTTCTTGAGAAGGGTCAGATTATTATTAGTACCCCTGAGAAATGGGATGCTTTATCTCGCCGCTGGAAACAGCGGAAACATGTTCAACAAGTTAGTCTTTTCATCATTGATGAGCTCCACTTGATTGGAGGTCAAGGTGGTCCTATTTTAGAGGTTGTAGTTTCCAGGATGAGATATATTGCTAGTCAGGTTGAAAACAAGATTCGTGTTGTGGCTTTGTCTACCTCTCTTGCAAATGCTAAAGATCTGGGCGAATGGATTGGAGCTACCTCCCATGGCCTTTTCAATTTCCCCCCTGGTGTTCGTCCTGTGCCTTTGGAAATTCACATTCAGGGTATAGATATTGCTAATTTTGAGGCAAGGATGCAGGCAATGACCAAGCCAACTTACACTGCAATTGTTCAACATGCCAAGAATGGAAAACCTGCCCTCGTATTTGTACCTACAAGGAAACATGTCCGACTGACAGCTGTGGATCTGATTACATACTCAGGTGCAGACAGTGGGGAGAAGCCATTTTTATTGCGGTCAGCAGAAGAgcttgaaccttttcttgacAAGATTACTGACGAAATGTTGAAAGTTACTTTACGTGAAGGAGTTGGATACTTGCATGAGGGCTTGAACAGTCTTGATCGTGACATTGTGACTCAGCTATTTGAAGCTGGCTGGATTCAAGTCTGTGTTTTAAACAGTTCCATGTGTTGGGGAGTGACATTGTCGGCTCATTTGGTAGTTGTGATGGGCACGCAATACTATGATGGGCGAGAGAATGCACAGACAGATTACCCCGTTACTGATCTTCTGCAGATGATGGGTCATGCCAGCCGTCCTTTGGTAGACAATTCTGGAAAATGTGTCATCTTGTGCCATGCTCCTCGTAAGGAGTACTACAAGAAGTTCTTATATGAAGCATTCCCGGTTGAAAGCCATCTTCATCACTTCTTGCATGATAACTTGAACGCTGAAATTGTTGCTGGAATTATTGAGAACAAGCAAGATGCTGTAGATTATCTTACATGGACATTCATGTACAGGCGGCTCACGCAGAATCCCaattattacaatttacaagGAGTTAGTCACAGACATCTTTCTGATCACCTCTCAGAGATGGTGGAAAATACTTTGAGTGATTTAGAAGCGGGCAAGTGCATTACGATTGAGGATGATATGGAGCTTGCTCCTCTCAATCTTGGAATGATAGCATCCTATTATTACATCAGCTACACAACAATTGAAAGGTTTTCATCATCTGTGActtcaaaaactaaaatgaaggGTCTTTTGGAGATTCTGTCTTCAGCTTCAGAGTATGCTCAGCTTCCAATACGACCTGGAGAGGAAGAGGTCGTTCGTAAGTTAATTAATCACCAGAGGTTTTCCTTTGAAAACCCCAAGGTTACAGATCCACATGTTAAAACTAATGCTTTGCTTCAGGCCCATTTCTCTAGACAATTCGTAGGTGGGAACCTTGCATTGGACCAGAAGGAGGTGCTTCTTTCTGCAAATAGACTGCTTCAGGCAATGGTAGATGTGATATCCAGCAATGGTTGGCTGGGCCTGGCCCTTCTTGCTATGGAAGTTAGTCAAATGGTGACACAGGGAATGTGGGAACGTGACTCCATGCTGCTTCAACTACCTCATTTCACAAAGGATCTGGCTAAGAAATGCCAGGAGAACCCAGGGAAGAGTATAGAAACTGTGTTTGATTTATTAGAGATGGAAGATAATGAGAGGCAAGAATTGTTGGGCATGTCAGATTCACAGTTGTTGGATATTGCCCGATTTTGCAACCGGTTCCCTAATATTGATTTGTCATATGAGGTGCTGGACAGTGACAATGTTCGGGCTGGGGAGGTTGTCACTGTGCTGGTCACTCTTGAGCGGGATCTTGAGGGAAGGACAGAAGTAGGACCTGTTGATGCTCCCAGGTATCCaaaagccaaggaagaagggtGGTGGCTCATTGTTGGTGATACCAAAACCAATCTGTTGCTTGCCATTAAACGGGTTTCCCTGCAGCGGAGGTTAAAAGCCAAACTGGAATTTGATGCTCCTGCTGATGCTGGAAGGAAATCCTATTCGCTTTATTTCATGTGTGATTCATACCTGGGTTGTGATCAGGAGTATGGTTTCACAATTGATGTTAATGCTGATGGTGGTGATCAAGATAGCGGCAGAGAATGA